A region of Lacinutrix sp. Hel_I_90 DNA encodes the following proteins:
- a CDS encoding TonB-dependent receptor: MTFKQTPRLFLLLFLFLGITNTYANTKNTETTREDKSIPLAEFLDKLSEEYNVFFTYNPELVSGTILDPEKYDYNKLERIIRKLENKTRLGFEYLGNKYYVIYNKKSDTLEVKGLIANLNTSNITVDNILDNLQETVSGKVTDADGYGLAGVNIVEKGTNNGTASDFDGNYSLTVNSSSTLVFSSIGYSKKEVAVNGQSIINVTLSDGEALEEIILVGSRTAPRSSVDTPLPVDVVSSNDLISTGQASFDKALQYRIPSFNTVQTPVNDATSLLDPYEIRNMGPSRTLILINGKRKNLSALLYTQTSPGRGETGADISAIPTDAIERVEILRDGASAQYGSDAIAGVMNIILKDDVNLGSATLRSGITSEGDGEMVGIAVNNGSEIGDGKGFINYTIDLSKVNLANRPGTVDASGEVADFTGGTPADIAFVNEFLGRRPDAGNINGSPETAASKFLINGGFDLSENTELYFNTAYVYKKVNSFANYRTPYWRTVDDMPYLADFFPGENPNTAGGYDGYVPTFEGLLNDYNGTVGIKTKINDWNVDLSYTTGGNTQTYKVNQSHNPNDVASDPVWTDTDGDHVIDDGEISFSPLYRENSPQSFDPGGTRFTHNVGNIDISRLLSDKVSIGFGAEFRNEVFEVIEGGLASYDGGGADSFAGNAPQNSGKFNRYNFGGYFSLDFDVSDAFLVSGTIRTENYSDFGNTFVYKLSSRLKINEQLTARASVSSGFRAPTLHQIYTQKAQYSFIAGSGIQVGGLINNVSTQAKLLGIPELDAETSNNFTVGVGGKFDNNLSFTLDYYNIAVKDRIVLGAEIGPSGDPTNPLDILLDENNLSDISFFSNAIDTRTSGIDVVLSKRNIGLGSGQLDLNLSGNYTIQNERDGAVKDIPLVANSGQSVVNDTQEALFFTSRPVTKWILGANYDINKFGFSLNNTYFGKTTFKQQGMSNDLRTEFIPKIVTDLGINYNATEKLTIALNVNNLLNVLPEWEFKAENAAGEAILADPAQTKNQSNLITFNQRYSQMTYDGYHFSQLGTMFNLSLNYKF, from the coding sequence ATGACATTTAAACAAACCCCTCGACTGTTTTTATTGTTATTCCTATTCTTAGGAATAACAAATACGTATGCAAATACAAAAAACACAGAAACCACTAGAGAGGACAAGTCTATTCCTCTAGCAGAATTTTTAGACAAACTAAGTGAAGAGTACAATGTATTTTTTACTTATAACCCAGAGTTAGTCTCTGGAACTATTCTTGATCCAGAAAAATATGATTACAACAAATTGGAAAGAATCATTCGAAAACTGGAAAACAAAACCAGATTAGGTTTCGAATATTTAGGAAACAAGTATTATGTAATCTATAATAAGAAAAGTGATACACTAGAAGTAAAAGGGCTTATCGCTAATCTTAACACCTCTAATATTACAGTCGACAATATTCTTGATAACCTTCAAGAAACAGTCTCTGGTAAAGTTACAGATGCAGACGGTTACGGTCTTGCAGGAGTTAATATCGTAGAAAAAGGAACCAATAATGGAACCGCTTCAGATTTTGATGGTAACTATTCGTTAACAGTAAATAGCTCTAGTACACTAGTTTTTAGCTCGATAGGCTATTCTAAAAAAGAAGTCGCCGTTAATGGCCAGTCGATCATTAATGTCACCTTATCTGACGGTGAAGCCTTAGAAGAAATTATCTTGGTAGGATCTCGTACCGCACCAAGAAGTAGTGTCGATACGCCACTGCCAGTAGACGTTGTCTCTTCTAACGATTTAATATCTACGGGACAAGCCTCTTTTGATAAAGCATTACAATATAGAATTCCATCATTTAATACGGTACAAACACCTGTTAATGATGCAACATCCCTTTTAGACCCTTATGAAATTAGAAATATGGGACCTTCTAGAACCTTAATCCTTATTAACGGTAAGCGTAAAAATTTAAGTGCCTTATTATATACACAAACGTCTCCAGGACGAGGTGAAACGGGTGCAGATATCTCAGCCATTCCTACAGATGCTATAGAGCGTGTAGAAATACTTCGTGATGGTGCTTCTGCTCAATACGGATCGGATGCGATTGCCGGTGTAATGAATATTATTTTAAAAGACGATGTTAACTTAGGTTCTGCGACATTAAGATCGGGAATTACTTCTGAAGGCGATGGTGAAATGGTAGGAATAGCTGTAAATAATGGTTCTGAAATTGGAGACGGTAAAGGTTTTATAAATTATACTATAGATTTATCTAAAGTAAATTTGGCTAACAGACCTGGAACTGTTGATGCTTCTGGTGAAGTTGCAGATTTTACAGGAGGAACTCCTGCTGATATTGCATTTGTTAATGAATTTTTAGGACGTCGTCCAGATGCAGGAAACATAAATGGCTCTCCTGAAACGGCTGCCTCTAAATTCTTAATTAACGGTGGCTTTGATTTAAGCGAGAATACCGAGCTGTATTTTAATACGGCTTATGTCTATAAAAAAGTAAACAGTTTTGCTAATTATAGAACACCGTATTGGAGAACAGTTGATGATATGCCTTACTTAGCAGACTTCTTTCCAGGGGAAAATCCAAATACGGCTGGTGGCTATGACGGTTACGTACCAACGTTTGAAGGCTTATTAAATGATTATAATGGTACCGTTGGTATTAAAACAAAAATAAATGACTGGAATGTCGATTTAAGTTATACTACTGGTGGCAACACACAAACGTATAAGGTGAATCAGTCTCATAATCCAAATGATGTTGCCTCTGATCCTGTCTGGACTGATACTGATGGGGATCATGTTATTGATGATGGTGAAATAAGTTTTTCGCCTTTATATAGAGAAAACAGTCCGCAATCATTTGATCCTGGCGGAACACGATTTACTCATAATGTGGGAAATATCGATATCTCAAGATTACTATCTGATAAAGTAAGTATTGGTTTTGGTGCCGAGTTTCGAAATGAGGTCTTTGAAGTAATTGAAGGTGGCTTAGCCTCTTATGATGGTGGTGGCGCCGATTCTTTTGCTGGTAATGCTCCTCAAAATTCCGGTAAATTTAACCGCTATAACTTTGGGGGTTACTTCTCTTTAGATTTTGATGTGAGTGACGCCTTCTTAGTGAGTGGAACCATTAGAACGGAAAACTATTCAGATTTTGGGAATACCTTTGTTTATAAATTAAGTTCTCGTTTAAAAATAAATGAACAATTAACAGCAAGAGCTTCTGTATCATCGGGCTTTAGAGCACCTACATTACATCAAATTTACACACAAAAAGCGCAGTATAGCTTTATTGCTGGTTCTGGCATACAAGTTGGTGGCTTAATAAACAATGTTTCTACTCAGGCAAAATTACTAGGAATTCCAGAATTGGATGCAGAAACCTCAAACAACTTTACCGTTGGTGTAGGCGGTAAATTTGATAACAACCTAAGTTTTACTCTAGATTATTATAACATAGCAGTTAAAGATCGTATTGTTTTAGGGGCAGAAATTGGACCTAGTGGAGATCCAACAAACCCATTAGATATCCTTTTAGACGAAAACAACTTAAGTGACATTAGTTTTTTCTCTAATGCCATAGACACCAGAACTTCTGGTATTGATGTTGTTTTATCAAAAAGAAACATTGGATTAGGTAGTGGTCAATTAGATCTTAATTTATCTGGAAACTACACCATTCAAAATGAGAGAGATGGCGCTGTGAAAGACATTCCTTTAGTAGCCAATTCTGGCCAATCTGTAGTTAACGACACACAGGAAGCCTTATTCTTTACTTCAAGACCAGTAACAAAATGGATCTTAGGAGCTAATTATGATATTAATAAATTTGGGTTCTCTTTAAACAACACGTACTTTGGAAAAACAACCTTTAAACAACAAGGTATGAGTAACGATTTAAGAACGGAATTTATTCCTAAGATTGTTACAGATTTAGGTATTAACTATAATGCTACCGAAAAACTAACCATCGCATTAAACGTCAATAATTTACTAAACGTTTTACCAGAATGGGAGTTTAAAGCAGAGAATGCAGCAGGAGAAGCCATTTTAGCCGATCCAGCGCAAACTAAAAACCAGTCTAACCTTATTACCTTTAACCAACGTTATTCTCAAATGACTTACGATGGGTACCACTTTAGTCAATTAGGAACGATGTTTAATTTATCGTTAAACTATAAATTCTAA
- a CDS encoding FecR family protein, with protein MRKTNKPFIEKLLNDDSFINWAKETNTNDISFWNAWIAKNPEHIDDIFTAKAMLLGVVFNIKPLDKNKINSELVTVLNRIDKPQKTNNNNAQRYFKLRRFSRYAAVVAIALFVSIFGITTIYSSKTVTHQTSFGEIIDLKLPDGTTVVLNGNSTIKYNKDEPRTVYLKGEAYFKVKSIPATKAKFWVNTQDLTVEVYGTQFNVNTRQEKTSVLLDEGSIHLLLKNGESKIMNPGEIASYSKENKKGSHKKITKKTSYASWKEGTYIFNNITLNEVMLHIENTYGTSYEFVDPSLKTKLVSGGIPNENLDICLLAIQKSTEVKIITKEDKLYIYNSEDN; from the coding sequence ATGAGAAAAACGAACAAGCCTTTTATAGAAAAACTTTTAAATGATGATTCATTTATTAATTGGGCTAAAGAAACCAATACTAATGACATTTCTTTTTGGAATGCCTGGATAGCCAAAAACCCGGAGCATATAGATGACATCTTTACAGCAAAAGCCATGTTACTAGGGGTTGTTTTTAATATAAAACCACTAGACAAAAATAAAATTAATTCAGAATTAGTAACGGTCTTAAATCGAATTGATAAGCCACAAAAAACAAATAATAATAATGCGCAAAGGTATTTTAAATTAAGGCGATTTAGTAGATACGCCGCTGTGGTAGCTATTGCCTTATTTGTTTCCATTTTTGGTATAACGACTATCTACAGCTCTAAAACAGTTACACACCAAACGTCTTTTGGAGAAATTATTGACCTTAAACTTCCTGATGGTACTACTGTAGTCTTAAATGGTAACTCGACAATTAAATACAATAAAGACGAACCAAGAACGGTTTATTTAAAAGGTGAAGCTTATTTTAAAGTAAAATCTATTCCCGCCACAAAAGCCAAGTTTTGGGTTAACACACAGGACTTAACCGTTGAAGTCTATGGCACACAATTTAACGTAAACACACGACAAGAAAAAACCAGTGTCCTCTTAGATGAAGGCTCCATTCATTTATTGCTTAAAAATGGTGAATCTAAAATCATGAATCCTGGTGAAATTGCTTCCTATTCCAAAGAAAACAAAAAAGGATCACATAAAAAAATAACAAAAAAAACCTCCTATGCGTCATGGAAAGAAGGCACCTATATATTCAATAATATTACTTTAAATGAGGTCATGCTGCATATAGAAAACACCTATGGCACTTCATATGAATTTGTAGACCCGTCCTTAAAAACAAAATTAGTGTCAGGAGGTATTCCAAATGAAAATCTGGACATCTGCTTATTGGCTATTCAAAAATCGACTGAGGTTAAAATTATAACCAAGGAAGATAAACTCTATATATATAATTCAGAAGACAACTAA
- a CDS encoding RNA polymerase sigma factor, whose translation MTDNQFEKSIWDSFLEGDKSAFSTLFKLHYAGLHNYGLKISGNAYLTEDCLQDFFVYLFENRTHIGTVNSIKSYLFISFRRALLKTLKKERTYVASNTPLELLLNFEFSSEEVAIKQEFTIIKSSVLTTLLNALSVREREAIYLKYYGNLKLSEIALIMNISYQSVLNTIQKAFIKLRNNIETKALEDVLKN comes from the coding sequence ATGACAGACAATCAATTTGAAAAATCTATTTGGGATTCTTTTTTAGAAGGTGACAAGAGTGCTTTTTCTACACTTTTTAAATTGCATTATGCCGGGCTTCATAACTATGGTTTAAAAATTTCGGGAAATGCCTATCTTACTGAAGATTGTCTTCAAGATTTTTTTGTTTATTTGTTTGAAAACAGAACCCACATTGGTACTGTTAATTCCATCAAGTCCTATTTATTTATATCTTTTAGACGCGCCCTTTTAAAAACGTTAAAGAAAGAAAGAACCTATGTAGCTTCTAATACCCCTTTAGAACTATTATTAAATTTTGAGTTTTCATCTGAAGAAGTTGCCATTAAACAAGAATTTACCATTATAAAATCTAGCGTGTTAACGACCCTACTAAATGCGTTAAGTGTTAGAGAGCGGGAAGCTATTTATTTAAAATACTATGGCAACTTAAAACTCTCTGAAATTGCTTTGATAATGAATATTTCTTATCAAAGTGTTTTAAACACCATTCAAAAAGCCTTCATTAAACTTCGTAATAACATAGAAACAAAGGCACTTGAAGACGTTTTGAAAAATTAA
- the ychF gene encoding redox-regulated ATPase YchF, with product MKAGIVGLPNVGKSTLFNCLSNAKAQSANFPFCTIEPNIGVVNVPDARLKKLEELVNPERVLPATVEIVDIAGLVKGASKGEGLGNQFLANIRETDAILHVLRCFDNDNIVHVDGNVNPIRDKETIDIELQLKDLDTVEKKLDKVKRAAKTGNKEAQKEEAVLLKIKNGLEAGISVRALEFSDDEYADFVKPAQLITEKPVMYVCNVDEGSAVSGNAYVDKVREAVKDENAEVLVLAVGTEADITELDDYEERQMFLADIGLDEPGSAKLIRSAYKLLNQQTYFTAGVKEVRAWTVNVGATAPQAAGVIHTDFEKGFIRAEVIAYDDYVQFGSEAKVKEAGKMRVEGKTYVVKDGDVMHFLFNV from the coding sequence ATGAAAGCAGGAATTGTAGGCTTACCTAATGTAGGGAAATCCACGTTATTTAATTGTTTGTCTAATGCAAAAGCACAAAGCGCAAACTTTCCATTTTGTACAATAGAGCCTAATATTGGCGTAGTAAATGTTCCCGATGCCAGGCTTAAGAAGTTAGAAGAGTTAGTAAACCCTGAGCGTGTTTTACCAGCAACTGTAGAGATTGTTGATATTGCTGGTTTAGTAAAAGGAGCCAGTAAAGGGGAAGGTTTAGGAAATCAATTCTTAGCGAATATTCGTGAAACCGATGCGATTTTACACGTACTACGTTGTTTTGATAATGATAACATTGTGCATGTTGATGGTAATGTTAATCCCATAAGAGATAAAGAGACTATAGATATTGAATTGCAGTTAAAAGATTTAGATACTGTAGAGAAAAAGTTAGATAAGGTTAAGCGTGCTGCAAAAACTGGAAATAAAGAGGCACAGAAAGAGGAAGCTGTGCTCTTGAAAATTAAGAATGGTTTAGAGGCAGGAATATCTGTTCGCGCATTAGAATTTTCCGACGATGAGTATGCTGATTTTGTTAAACCTGCACAATTAATCACAGAAAAACCAGTAATGTACGTTTGTAATGTAGATGAAGGTTCAGCAGTCTCAGGGAATGCTTATGTAGATAAAGTAAGAGAAGCTGTCAAAGATGAAAATGCTGAAGTATTAGTATTAGCTGTTGGTACAGAAGCTGATATTACAGAGTTAGACGATTATGAAGAACGTCAAATGTTCTTAGCAGATATTGGATTAGATGAGCCAGGGTCGGCTAAATTAATACGTTCAGCTTATAAGTTATTAAACCAACAAACGTATTTTACCGCAGGTGTAAAAGAAGTACGTGCCTGGACCGTTAATGTAGGGGCTACAGCACCGCAAGCAGCCGGCGTTATTCATACCGATTTTGAAAAAGGATTCATTCGTGCAGAGGTTATTGCTTATGATGATTATGTTCAGTTTGGTAGCGAAGCTAAAGTTAAAGAAGCAGGTAAAATGAGAGTAGAAGGTAAGACGTATGTTGTTAAAGATGGTGATGTGATGCATTTCTTATTTAATGTGTAA
- a CDS encoding SRPBCC family protein, whose product MPLIEIKTILNADIQTCFDLSRDIDFHKASLVHSKEKAVAGKTSGLIGLNEWVTWEAFHFGIKQQLTSKIIAFDAPKYFVDEMVSGAFKSFKHEHIFKQENNQTIMTDRFQFESPFGIFGKLANRLFLKQYMINLLKTRNQFLKEQIESR is encoded by the coding sequence ATGCCACTAATAGAGATTAAAACCATACTAAACGCAGACATTCAAACCTGTTTTGATTTATCTCGCGATATTGATTTTCATAAAGCGTCATTAGTACATTCTAAAGAAAAGGCAGTTGCAGGTAAAACCTCTGGTTTAATTGGTTTAAATGAATGGGTCACCTGGGAAGCGTTTCATTTTGGTATCAAACAACAGCTGACCTCAAAAATCATAGCATTTGATGCGCCAAAGTATTTTGTAGATGAAATGGTTTCTGGCGCGTTTAAGAGTTTTAAACATGAACATATTTTCAAACAGGAAAACAACCAAACAATCATGACTGATCGGTTTCAATTTGAATCGCCTTTTGGAATCTTTGGGAAACTCGCAAACAGACTGTTCTTAAAACAGTATATGATAAATCTATTGAAAACCAGAAATCAGTTTTTAAAAGAGCAGATAGAAAGCCGCTAA
- a CDS encoding phosphatase PAP2 family protein → MKKTLFILLLLPLLVIKTYAQKNTSPYEWDWTRDGIWTGTALAGSVGGLLIIADKDPFTVNELAAFQTKVDNINFVDRWAAGNYSEEASKFSDIPFALSFAAPFVLLLDDEANNHSGQLFGIYIESLATTSALFSITAGLTKRARPYVYGSDAPLDKVESTSATRSFYSGHVAATTTATFFAAKVYQDFNPDSPAIPYVWAGAATLPALVGYFRMQAGQHFLSDVVLGYSLGALAGYYIPELHKRKDETAIGFTPIMGQTRFGDNYQGFCLSYTF, encoded by the coding sequence ATGAAAAAGACTTTATTCATTCTACTTCTTTTACCTTTACTTGTTATAAAGACATACGCTCAAAAAAACACCTCTCCCTATGAGTGGGATTGGACGAGGGATGGTATATGGACAGGTACTGCTTTAGCAGGAAGTGTTGGTGGTTTATTAATTATTGCAGATAAAGACCCTTTTACCGTTAACGAATTAGCAGCCTTTCAAACCAAAGTCGATAACATTAATTTTGTAGATCGCTGGGCTGCTGGGAATTACTCTGAAGAAGCCAGTAAGTTTAGTGATATCCCTTTTGCATTATCTTTTGCAGCTCCCTTTGTGTTGCTTTTAGATGATGAAGCCAACAATCATTCGGGACAGTTATTTGGTATTTATATTGAAAGTTTGGCTACAACCTCTGCCCTATTCTCAATAACCGCTGGTTTGACTAAGAGAGCTAGACCATATGTATATGGTAGTGATGCGCCGCTAGATAAAGTTGAAAGCACCTCTGCTACCCGATCGTTCTATTCTGGACATGTGGCAGCTACTACAACAGCGACCTTTTTTGCCGCTAAAGTATATCAGGATTTCAATCCAGATTCTCCAGCAATACCTTATGTGTGGGCTGGAGCAGCAACTTTGCCTGCTTTAGTAGGGTATTTTAGAATGCAAGCTGGACAACATTTTTTGTCAGACGTCGTATTAGGGTATAGTTTAGGTGCTCTTGCGGGCTATTATATTCCTGAACTACATAAAAGAAAAGACGAAACAGCTATTGGCTTCACTCCTATTATGGGGCAAACGCGATTTGGAGATAACTACCAAGGCTTTTGCCTAAGTTATACGTTTTAG
- a CDS encoding DNA topoisomerase IV subunit B: protein MSEETKYTEDNIRSLDWKEHIRMRPGMYIGKLGDGSSPDDGIYILLKEVLDNSIDEYVMGAGKTIEISIQGSKVIVRDYGRGIPLGKVVDVVSKMNTGGKYDSKAFKKSVGLNGVGTKAVNALSSFFRVESTRDNKSASAEFEQGNLTNQDLLDDTSRRKGTKVSFIPDEVIFKNYKYRNEYIVKMIKNYVYLNPGLTIVFNGEKFYSENGLKDLLAEKIAESDLLYPIIHLRGNDIEVALTHSKTQYSEEYNSFVNGQNTTQGGTHLNAFREGLVKTIREFFGKQYDASDIRKSVVSAVAIKVMEPVFESQTKTKLGSTDMGGDLPTVRTYISDFLKTQLDNYLHKNPETADKIQRKIMQAERERKELSGIRKLAKDRAKKASLHNKKLRDCRVHFGDIKNERNLESTLFITEGDSASGSITKSRDVNTQAVFSLKGKPLNCYGLTKKIVYENEEFNLLQAALNIEESLEDLRYNNVVIATDADVDGMHIRLLLITFFLQFFPEVIKEGHLYILQTPLFRVRNKKETIYCYSEEERRDALEKLKPKPEITRFKGLGEISPDEFVHFIGDDIRLDPVMLDDNMSIEDLLSFYMGKNTPTRQEFIIDNLKVELDLIEADVPLKAETAK, encoded by the coding sequence ATGTCTGAAGAAACCAAATATACCGAAGATAATATACGCTCGCTTGACTGGAAAGAGCATATTCGCATGCGTCCGGGAATGTATATTGGAAAATTGGGAGATGGTTCTTCTCCAGACGATGGTATCTATATTCTGCTAAAAGAAGTCCTAGACAACTCTATTGATGAGTATGTTATGGGCGCAGGTAAAACCATTGAGATTTCTATTCAAGGTAGCAAGGTTATTGTTCGTGATTATGGTCGTGGAATTCCTTTAGGAAAAGTAGTAGATGTGGTTTCTAAGATGAATACGGGAGGAAAATATGACTCAAAGGCCTTTAAAAAATCAGTAGGATTAAATGGTGTTGGTACCAAAGCAGTGAATGCATTATCGTCTTTTTTTAGAGTAGAATCTACCCGTGATAATAAAAGCGCTTCAGCAGAATTTGAACAAGGTAATCTTACCAATCAAGATTTACTAGACGATACCTCAAGACGTAAAGGAACCAAAGTATCTTTCATTCCTGACGAGGTGATTTTTAAAAACTATAAATACAGAAATGAATATATAGTTAAGATGATTAAAAACTATGTGTACCTAAATCCAGGTTTAACGATAGTTTTTAATGGTGAAAAATTCTACAGTGAGAATGGTTTAAAAGATCTTTTAGCTGAAAAGATAGCAGAAAGCGACTTACTGTACCCAATCATTCACCTTCGTGGGAATGATATTGAAGTAGCGCTCACTCATAGTAAAACCCAGTATAGCGAAGAGTATAATAGTTTTGTTAATGGCCAAAACACAACGCAAGGAGGGACGCACTTAAATGCGTTTAGAGAAGGTTTAGTAAAAACCATTCGGGAGTTTTTTGGTAAACAATATGATGCCTCAGATATTAGGAAATCTGTGGTTTCTGCAGTGGCCATCAAAGTTATGGAGCCCGTTTTTGAGAGTCAGACCAAAACGAAGTTAGGCTCTACAGATATGGGTGGCGATTTACCAACGGTGAGAACCTACATTTCAGACTTCTTAAAAACGCAGTTAGATAATTATTTACATAAAAATCCAGAAACAGCCGATAAAATTCAGCGCAAGATCATGCAAGCAGAGCGCGAACGTAAAGAGCTTTCAGGGATTCGAAAATTAGCTAAAGACAGAGCTAAAAAAGCCAGTCTTCACAATAAGAAATTGCGGGATTGTCGTGTGCATTTTGGCGACATTAAAAATGAACGTAACTTAGAATCTACCTTATTTATTACCGAGGGAGATTCGGCTTCTGGAAGTATTACGAAATCACGTGATGTTAATACGCAAGCTGTTTTTAGTTTGAAAGGAAAGCCTTTAAATTGCTACGGACTCACAAAGAAAATCGTGTATGAAAACGAGGAGTTTAACTTATTACAGGCTGCTTTAAATATTGAAGAATCACTTGAAGATCTGCGCTATAATAACGTGGTTATTGCAACAGATGCCGATGTTGATGGTATGCACATTCGTTTATTGTTAATAACGTTTTTTCTTCAGTTTTTTCCAGAAGTGATAAAAGAAGGCCATTTATACATCTTGCAAACGCCATTATTTAGAGTTAGAAATAAAAAGGAAACCATTTATTGTTATTCAGAGGAAGAGCGTCGTGATGCCTTAGAAAAACTAAAACCAAAACCAGAAATTACCCGATTTAAAGGATTAGGTGAAATATCACCAGATGAGTTTGTACATTTTATAGGTGATGATATTCGCTTAGACCCAGTAATGTTAGACGATAATATGTCTATTGAAGATTTATTGTCTTTTTATATGGGTAAAAATACACCAACACGACAAGAGTTTATTATTGATAATTTGAAAGTGGAGCTGGATTTGATAGAGGCTGATGTTCCATTGAAGGCAGAAACTGCTAAGTAA